One region of Vigna angularis cultivar LongXiaoDou No.4 chromosome 10, ASM1680809v1, whole genome shotgun sequence genomic DNA includes:
- the LOC108336093 gene encoding wall-associated receptor kinase-like 14 isoform X2: MRLEGALFRLRILWKPAIRQVSKEITLQFQVVELAWWLQGQCDECSENATCSTVQRGFRCQCIHGFTGDGFINGTGCRKTSASSCSASTLASGGCGKATKIGVAVGASIAGALVVAGLFLLCYCARRRSIWLGKHTRVKRQLREAAGNSSIPFYPYKEVEKATNSFSEKHRLGTGAFGTVYAGKLHSDEWVAIKKLRQRDTNSADQVMNEIKLLSSVSHPNLVRLLGCCIEKGEQILVYEYMQNGTLSQHLQRERSEGLPWTVRLTVATETANAIAYLHSAIHPPIYHRDIKSSNILLDYHFKSKIADFGLSRLGMTETSHISTAPQGTPGYVDPQYHQNFHLSDKSDVYSFGVVLVEIITAMKAVDFSRPRSEVNLAALAVDRIRRGAVDEIIDPFLEPHRDAWTLYSIHKVAELAFRCLAFHSDMRPTMMEVAEELEHIKRSGWATMEETAMTSSNGSTCSSPRSGSEKSLSGIKKAGQGSARLIVPQKIERFFHSVEVKDSSPVSVHDPIHWSSGHSSLSSNSLLVNVIP, translated from the exons ATGCGTCTCGAGGGTGCGCTTTTCCGGCTTCGAATTTTGTGGAAACCTGCGATAAGACAAGTG AGCAAGGAGATTACGCTGCAGTTTCAGGTGGTCGAGTTGGCGTGGTGGCTTCAAGGACAGTGTGATGAATGTTCTGAAAACGCTACCTGCTCAACGGTCCAAAGAGGGTTTCGGTGCCAGTGTATCCATGGTTTCACCGGCGACGGCTTCATAAATGGCACCGGTTGCCGGAAAA CTTCGGCTTCAAGTTGCAGTGCTTCAACACTGGCTTCCGGAGGATGTGGAAAAGCAACCAAAATCGGTGTTGCTGTTGGAG CGAGCATAGCTGGAGCTTTGGTGGTGGCTGGTCTATTTCTTCTATGCTACTGTGCTAGGCGCCGCTCTATTTGGTTGGGAAAACATACCAGAGTAAAGCGGCAATTACGTGAAGCTGCAGGAAACTCAAGTATACCTTTCTATCCCTACAAAGAAGTAGAAAAAGCCACAAATTCTTTCTCTGAGAAACACAGGCTGGGAACCGGGGCATTTGGTACAGTTTACGCCGGAAAACTGCACAGTGATGAATGGGTTGCTATCAAGAAGTTAAGGCAAAGAGACACCAACAGTGCTGACCAAGTCATGAATGAGATCAAGCTCCTTTCTTCAGTGAGTCATCCAAATTTAGTTCGGCTCTTAGGTTGCTGCATAGAGAAGGGAGAGCAGATCCTTGTTTATGAATATATGCAAAATGGAACACTTTCTCAGCACTTGCAAAGAGAGAGGAGTGAAGGACTGCCGTGGACAGTAAGACTTACCGTAGCTACTGAAACTGCTAATGCTATAGCATATCTCCATTCCGCAATTCACCCCCCAATTTACCACAGAGACATAAAATCTAGTAATATACTTTTGGATTATCACTTCAAATCTAAGATAGCTGATTTTGGGCTTTCTAGGCTTGGCATGACAGAAACATCTCATATCTCAACCGCTCCACAGGGGACTCCTGGTTATGTGGATCCCCAATACCACCAGAACTTCCATCTTTCTGATAAAAGTGATGTGTACAGTTTTGGAGTGGTCTTGGTAGAGATAATAACTGCCATGAAAGCGGTTGATTTTTCTCGACCTAGGAGTGAGGTTAACTTAGCTGCACTTGCCGTAGATAGGATTAGGAGGGGTGCTGTAGATGAGATCATAGACCCCTTCCTTGAACCACACAGAGATGCTTGGACACTGTATTCTATTCATAAGGTAGCTGAGCTTGCATTTAGGTGCCTTGCTTTTCACAGTGACATGAGGCCTACTATGATGGAAGTGGCAGAGGAGCTAGAACACATTAAACGCAGTGGATGGGCAACTATGGAGGAAACTGCCATGACTTCATCGAATGGATCCACTTGTTCATCACCTCGCAGTGGAAGTGAGAAGTCATTGAGTGGTATCAAAAAGGCTGGCCAAGGGAGTGCGAGATTGATAGTTCCCCAGAAGATTGAGAGATTTTTTCATTCTGTGGAGGTGAAAGACAGCTCTCCTGTATCAGTACATGATCCTATTCATTGGTCGAGTGGACACAGCTCACTTTCGTCAAACAGCTTGTTAGTAAATGTCATCCCTTGA
- the LOC108335745 gene encoding thioredoxin-like protein HCF164, chloroplastic, giving the protein MARFISPNPITLHRFRPCLPITRFAAHPQHNRINTRKFQTLACQTNPNPDQKDVPPREQVKPVVEPTTVNTQTTKTTTSSLPQLPNKDVNNKIALVSTLAALGLFLFARLDLGVSLKDLSTTAVPYEEALSNGKPTVVEFYADWCEVCRELAPDVYKVEQQYKDQVNFVMLNVDNTKWEQELDEFGVEGIPHFAFLDKEGNEEGNVVGRLPRQYLLENVDALARGQASVPHARVVGQYSSAETRKVHQVVDPRSHG; this is encoded by the exons ATGGCGCGTTTCATATCCCCAAACCCCATCACACTGCACAGATTCCGTCCATGTTTACCAATTACTCGCTTCGCTGCACATCCTCAACACAATCGCATCAACACCCGCAAATTTCAGACTTTAGCTTGCCAAACAAATCCTAACCCCGATCAAAAGGATGTCCCTCCAAGG GAACAAGTAAAACCAGTAGTTGAGCCTACCACAGTCAATACTCAGACCACTAAGACGACCACAAGTTCACTTCCTCAATTGCCAAACAAAGATGTCAACAACAAAATCGCACTTGTTTCTACTTTAGCGGCTTTGGGACTTTTCCTGTTTGCCAGGTTGGATTTAGGTGTTTCTCTCAAGGATCTCTCTACCACTGCAGTGCCTTACGAAGAG GCTCTCTCCAATGGGAAACCCACTGTGGTCGAGTTTTATGCAGATTGGTGTGAGGTATGTCGGGAATTAGCTCCAGACGTATACAAAGTTGAGCAGCAATACAA GGATCAAGTTAATTTTGTAATGTTGAATGTTGATAACACAAAGTGGGAGCAAGAGCTTGACGAGTTTGGCGTGGAGGGTATTCCACATTTTGCATTCCTTGATAAGGAAGGGAATGAGGAGGGTAATGTTGTGGGTAGGCTTCCCAGACAGTACCTGCTTGAAAATGTGGATGCCCTTGCTCGTGGACAAGCATCCGTTCCTCACGCTCGTGTTGTAGGCCAATATTCAAGTGCTGAAACAAGGAAGGTGCATCAAGTTGTTGATCCAAGAAGTCATGGTTAG
- the LOC108336093 gene encoding wall-associated receptor kinase-like 14 isoform X1, translating into MFVHHRTNLVIVLTILIVCTTRAQNLTCNRQCGKQSVQFPFGFSEGCEIILNCSDNKVHLHEFLVQNITNSNILVNLPAKCNRSMESIEPLFSNNFAPSVNNSFLVQDCSDASRGCAFPASNFVETCDKTSGNISCFSKQDEAGVLTYKDLKETKCNYLFSAIYFGQSKEITLQFQVVELAWWLQGQCDECSENATCSTVQRGFRCQCIHGFTGDGFINGTGCRKTSASSCSASTLASGGCGKATKIGVAVGASIAGALVVAGLFLLCYCARRRSIWLGKHTRVKRQLREAAGNSSIPFYPYKEVEKATNSFSEKHRLGTGAFGTVYAGKLHSDEWVAIKKLRQRDTNSADQVMNEIKLLSSVSHPNLVRLLGCCIEKGEQILVYEYMQNGTLSQHLQRERSEGLPWTVRLTVATETANAIAYLHSAIHPPIYHRDIKSSNILLDYHFKSKIADFGLSRLGMTETSHISTAPQGTPGYVDPQYHQNFHLSDKSDVYSFGVVLVEIITAMKAVDFSRPRSEVNLAALAVDRIRRGAVDEIIDPFLEPHRDAWTLYSIHKVAELAFRCLAFHSDMRPTMMEVAEELEHIKRSGWATMEETAMTSSNGSTCSSPRSGSEKSLSGIKKAGQGSARLIVPQKIERFFHSVEVKDSSPVSVHDPIHWSSGHSSLSSNSLLVNVIP; encoded by the exons ATGTTTGTTCACCACCGTACGAATCTCGTTATAGTCCTCACGATCTTGATAGTGTGCACAACAAGAGCGCAAAACCTCACCTGTAATAGGCAATGCGGGAAGCAGAGTGTTCAGTTCCCTTTTGGATTCTCCGAAGGTTGTGAAATCATACTAAACTGTTCCGACAACAAAGTTCATCTTCACGAATTTCTGGTCCAAAACATTACCAACAGCAACATACTCGTCAATCTCCCTGCAAAATGCAACCGCAGCATGGAATCCATCGAGCCACTTTTCAGTAACAATTTTGCTCCCTCTGTTAACAACAGCTTTCTGGTGCAAGATTGCAGCGATGCGTCTCGAGGGTGCGCTTTTCCGGCTTCGAATTTTGTGGAAACCTGCGATAAGACAAGTGGTAATATCAGTTGCTTTTCGAAACAAGATGAGGCGGGTGTTCTGACGTACAAAGATTTGAAAGAAACTAAGTGTAATTACTTGTTCTCTGCGATTTATTTTGGGCAGAGCAAGGAGATTACGCTGCAGTTTCAGGTGGTCGAGTTGGCGTGGTGGCTTCAAGGACAGTGTGATGAATGTTCTGAAAACGCTACCTGCTCAACGGTCCAAAGAGGGTTTCGGTGCCAGTGTATCCATGGTTTCACCGGCGACGGCTTCATAAATGGCACCGGTTGCCGGAAAA CTTCGGCTTCAAGTTGCAGTGCTTCAACACTGGCTTCCGGAGGATGTGGAAAAGCAACCAAAATCGGTGTTGCTGTTGGAG CGAGCATAGCTGGAGCTTTGGTGGTGGCTGGTCTATTTCTTCTATGCTACTGTGCTAGGCGCCGCTCTATTTGGTTGGGAAAACATACCAGAGTAAAGCGGCAATTACGTGAAGCTGCAGGAAACTCAAGTATACCTTTCTATCCCTACAAAGAAGTAGAAAAAGCCACAAATTCTTTCTCTGAGAAACACAGGCTGGGAACCGGGGCATTTGGTACAGTTTACGCCGGAAAACTGCACAGTGATGAATGGGTTGCTATCAAGAAGTTAAGGCAAAGAGACACCAACAGTGCTGACCAAGTCATGAATGAGATCAAGCTCCTTTCTTCAGTGAGTCATCCAAATTTAGTTCGGCTCTTAGGTTGCTGCATAGAGAAGGGAGAGCAGATCCTTGTTTATGAATATATGCAAAATGGAACACTTTCTCAGCACTTGCAAAGAGAGAGGAGTGAAGGACTGCCGTGGACAGTAAGACTTACCGTAGCTACTGAAACTGCTAATGCTATAGCATATCTCCATTCCGCAATTCACCCCCCAATTTACCACAGAGACATAAAATCTAGTAATATACTTTTGGATTATCACTTCAAATCTAAGATAGCTGATTTTGGGCTTTCTAGGCTTGGCATGACAGAAACATCTCATATCTCAACCGCTCCACAGGGGACTCCTGGTTATGTGGATCCCCAATACCACCAGAACTTCCATCTTTCTGATAAAAGTGATGTGTACAGTTTTGGAGTGGTCTTGGTAGAGATAATAACTGCCATGAAAGCGGTTGATTTTTCTCGACCTAGGAGTGAGGTTAACTTAGCTGCACTTGCCGTAGATAGGATTAGGAGGGGTGCTGTAGATGAGATCATAGACCCCTTCCTTGAACCACACAGAGATGCTTGGACACTGTATTCTATTCATAAGGTAGCTGAGCTTGCATTTAGGTGCCTTGCTTTTCACAGTGACATGAGGCCTACTATGATGGAAGTGGCAGAGGAGCTAGAACACATTAAACGCAGTGGATGGGCAACTATGGAGGAAACTGCCATGACTTCATCGAATGGATCCACTTGTTCATCACCTCGCAGTGGAAGTGAGAAGTCATTGAGTGGTATCAAAAAGGCTGGCCAAGGGAGTGCGAGATTGATAGTTCCCCAGAAGATTGAGAGATTTTTTCATTCTGTGGAGGTGAAAGACAGCTCTCCTGTATCAGTACATGATCCTATTCATTGGTCGAGTGGACACAGCTCACTTTCGTCAAACAGCTTGTTAGTAAATGTCATCCCTTGA
- the LOC108335744 gene encoding NASP-related protein sim3: MAEEAPASETSVTMPRLEEAVAVDETLNSSEKDKSGISVNASTAHGVEESVSKAEASVSDPQKSLELANELMEKGNLAIKENDFGEAADNFSRALEIRVSHYGELAPECVHTYYKYGCALLYKAQEEADPLADVPKKEDGSQHDSTKEGPAKSSVNAESSTASFSSNTVQDSADQGEAVDDGSTKNDEEEGDEASDAEDLAEADEDETDLDLAWKMLDIARAIVEKQSVNTIEQVDILSTLADVALEREDFETSLSDYQKALSILEQLVEPDDRKIADLNFRICLCLEVGSKAQEAIIYCQKATSVCKARLHRLTNEVKSCSDLTSVSELTENVPTDPNSDPNNSIVDKQSEIETLKGLSSELERKLEDLQQLVSNPKSILAEILGIAAAKAGNGKESSLGMVSSSQLATVKNNGGFDSPSISTAHTNGSGGVTHLGVVGRGVKRASNASSSEGSTPKKPALESTEDKGDESAC, from the exons ATGGCGGAAGAAGCTCCTGCATCTGAAACCTCTGTCACAATGCCTCGGCTGGAGGAAGCTGTCGCAGTGGACGAAACCCTAAACTCTTCTGAGAAGGACAAGAGCGGAATATCTGTGAATGCTTCTACAGCCCATGGTGTTGAAGAGTCTGTGTCTAAGGCTGAAGCTTCCGTTAGCGATCCTCAGAAGTCTCTGGAGTTGGCGAATGAGCTGATGGAAAAAGGGAACCTGGCAATAAAAGAGAACGATTTTGGAGAAGCAGCTGATAACTTCAGCCGTGCTCTGGAAATCAG AGTGTCTCATTATGGTGAACTTGCTCCTGAGTGTGTGCACACATACTACAAATATGGGTGTGCTCTTTTGTACAAGGCTCAGGAGGAAGCTGATCCTTTGGCTGATGTGCCCAAGAAGGAGGATGGATCTCAACATGACTCCACAAAAGAAGGACCTGCCAAGAGTTCTGTGAACGCAGAATCTTCCACTGCTTCTTTTTCGAGCAATACTGTGCAGGATTCAGCTGACCAGGGTGAAGCTGTGGATGATG GGTCCACCAAGAATGATGAGGAAGAAGGTGACGAGGCTAGTGATGCAGAAGACTTGGCAGAAGCTGATGAAGATGAGACTGACCTGGATCTGGCATGGAAAATGCTTGATATTGCTAGAGCGATTGTTGAAAAGCAATCTGTCAATACAATAGAGCAGGTGGACATACTATCAACATTGGCAGATGTTGCATTGGAAAGAG AGGATTTTGAAACTTCTCTGTCAGATTACCAGAAGGCACTGTCCATCTTAGAGCAACTGGTTGAACCAGATGATAGAAAAATTGCTGACTT AAACTTTCGCATATGCTTGTGTTTGGAGGTTGGTTCTAAGGCTCAAGAAGCAATTATCTACTGTCAGAAGGCTACATCTGTTTGTAAGGCACGATTGCATCGTCTTACAAATGAAGTAAAGAGTTGTTCAGATTTGACATCTGTGTCCGAGTTAACTGAGAATGTACCTACAGACCCCAATTCTGACCCTAATAACTCAATTGTGGATAAGCAATCAGAGATTGAAACTCTGAAAGGTCTATCAAGTGAGCTGGAAAGAAAG CTTGAAGATTTGCAACAGTTAGTCTCAAATCCAAAGTCAATTTTAGCTGAGATCCTAGGAATAGCCGCTGCCAAGGCAGGCAATGGGAAGGAATCATCTCTGGGAATGGTGAGTTCCTCACAGTTGGCTACTGTAAAAAACAATGGAGGTTTTGACTCTCCATCCATTTCAACTGCCCACACTAATGGATCAGGTGGAGTCACACACCTTGGTGTGGTAGGAAGAGGTGTTAAGCGAGCATCAAATGCCAGCTCGTCAGAAGGAAGCACACCAAAAAAACCAGCGTTAGAATCAACTGAAGACAAGGGTGATGAGAGCGCTTGCTGA